GACCGGTACTAAAATTTCAATCTATCTCCAAACTTTTAGTATTTCAGTATCTCTAAAATGTAGGGACATAggggactgaaattttaataatattttatacttaaaatattctcattttaattaattaattccaattttattctttgtgtaaattaaattagagcttCATTCATATTTCAATCTCTATCTCCCACTTtacaccaaacacaatactgaGACTTATTTTAGTCTATCTCTCAGTCTCTGTTTCTCTTTCAAACGCTACATGAAGGAACTGAAATTGTCTTGGGATTGAAATTTTTGTTTCAGCCTCTGATCACCAAACATAATACTCAATCTAATCTCCtagtctctcagtctctgttCTAGTCCCAAAAAACAAAATCTAATAGTGACAGTGAGAGCGAGTCTAACTTCATAAATGCCAGGTATGTTACTAGACAATCTGAAAATATGGTTTTATGTAACTGTACTGCAAGgtaaaaaatttggaaaaggGAATGTACTTTGACATTGCAATTATTGTAGTGGCTGTTACAAGGGATCTTATTCTAGAGTAAAGGCTCATTTGTTCAGAGAAAAAGGATTTGGAATTAATGTTTACTCATAAGTCAATACTGACTATCTTGAAGAAATGAAGCAAATAGAGAAACAATCAATTGAGAAGTCAAAAATTGTTCAAGTTCATAGAACTACAAGAGTACAAGTTAAAATCTACCTAGAAAACCTGAGGAGAGTAGGAAAAGAAGAGGGGTAGATAGACCTTTGATGAAGGCTTTTAATATGAAGCTCGGGAGCATATGAATTGTGAAATAGCAAGGAACTTTGTGAGCAAACACCAATTCCAAATCCCTTTTCCTTTAGCAAATGAGTCTTCACTCTAGAATTAAATTCCTTAAACAACCACTATAATAATTGCAATGCCAACTTACATTTcctttttcagattttttatCTTGCAGGACCATTGTTTTAGTTATTAAGTTAGACTCACTTCCACTACCACTATTAGTGTTAGAATCTGGTCTTTCTAAAAACatttgataaataatttcaaaacaatgaataagaataaaaaaaattcagcaaaaagagatacatgaaaaaaaaattataatcctgaaaaaatgtatatatataataaaataaccaaaAAGCTTCACAAATGATGAAATGAACCAAATATTCaagaggaaaagagaaaaaaaaaaaaaaaaaaaaaaacaagaaagagaCATTGAATATGGAACAAATGCAAACCAGAGGGAAGGAAACTAACTTTGATAGTCGTTGCCCTGCTTGGACTCTAAGGCGTTGCCTCTCTCACGTCATTCTAGGTGCTATTATGCTCTATTATGTAGCTTGCGTTTTGGTGCTCTCGTGATTGCTGTCATCGGTCTTCCATTTCGGCAAGGCAATGGCAGGATTAGAGGTTACACTTTCACAGGTGTTGGAGAGTGAGACTAATGGTCATTATTTTTGGTAAGGTTAAGCTatcaaagaaaagataaaaaggtTAAATGACCCTGAAAACAAAAGGTGCggtttagaaaaataaaatacctCCTAAAACAATGCagtttttctattttggtataAATACATACCCAAATCCAACTTAGCCGTAgtgccaaatttttttttggttcggTGCATATTCAAACGTACTTGGTACATATTTGACGCGTACCCGTACGGTAAGgatattttagcaaaaatagCTGTATCTTTGCAACATAGTTTATTAACAAACAGTTTATTGGTGGGCAAAAATAGCAGCATACAACAGTGGATACATTGTAATCTTCAGCTCCGAGGTTACAAAATATTCCATCAAATATTGAATGTAAATCTAGTAAGTCGTAATTTGGAAAATATATAACCCATTGTGATTTGATTCTGCAGGGCAGGAGAGTGACAAGACACTGGAAGAAATATTCGTATGTTGGCCGACAAAGCGCAAAGTTATTTATCAGATTCGCGGACGATCATATGAGAAAACACTTGCAGTATTAGAAGTCATGCCTTATCGAGCCTGTGAACTGTGAAGGCATTATCAAGATAGTACTTTCAGCATGCAGGAGCAAATGGTAGCGACACTTGAGTTTAAAAGCAAAGGAAGTTTAGTTATAAGTAAAGCAGCGGTTAATGAAGGAAGGACTATGAAAAGGATCAGGCCTGTGGCTCGGCGACGAGCTTGTCAAATAGCAATCACCGTAAGAGGTTTACCAAGTAAGTCTGTCGTGAAAGCAACTCCTGCTTAATCCTACAAgggataaaatattaaaatgtatGTGTTGTTATGATTATTCTCTTTCCACTTTATTCATGAATATTTCTGAATTTTGATGttatgtttttgtatttttgtgtaGGGATTCGTAGAGGAGTATAAGAATGTTGCGAGTACGGCATTGTCTATACTGTGAAAATTCAATTTAGTTCTGAAAATGAAAGATTTACCTTCAAGATTTATGAAGTGTGAACAATTCTGCTACACCTCTGTTTAGCACAAAAACCATAAGAACTTATTTCGGTAAGATTAATCAAGTGATATGTACTATCATAGTATCGTAAACACCGGAGTTGTCAATTAAGACCCATTGTTGTTGCCATTAGTGCCACTATTACCGATGTCGTTACCTAAGGTCATTCTCAATGCAGCACCGTAGCTTATTTTTCTAAACcctaaattatatatcataaatctttgataaatgagttattttataaaatttaattttgatgtattgttAGTGTAAAACAATTTTACACGTACATTTAATTACGTAATGTCATATTATCAAAAGTAATTACTATTTTCATTAATTGTGTAAATTGTCATCTAAAAGAATgctgtgtaaaatattttacattatcagtatattaaaattaatttttttatattagttattgGTTCAAATTAGAGTGTGGCCCACGCAAAGATTAATAACCcgatttttcttttctcattgaCATACTTTGCTATCCAATGATAATATGGGAGCCATGGTATATGTTGACCATAAATTTAcaattaattaagtaaattaAAGTTTGGAGCTAAATAATAATAACGCGTCTCATTGTCATATTTTCATACATCTTGTCCAGTAGtccctctttaatttcttggaAACCAGCAAATCAACTGTCacttttttgtgaaattattGTTACCTCATTTCCTTCTAGTTCCTTCTTTTGTTCTCTCAAGAGGACTACTAGTATTACCTAAATTACCATCTTCTATGTGCTGCCTACTTCTGGCATGATCCATATCCGGTACCTTTCTTCCTTGTTCTCTGTTTCTTGTTTTGCAAAGCTTAATTAATCTGTCCTGCACTTGATTTGTTTTAGCTATGAACTCacattcttatttttatattttcttttatccCTTGTTTGGATTACTTAGTGGTAGAAGTGTTTTTGTAGATACATgattactattaaaaattttacatagCTTCAGAATATAGTCTTGAAATCCTTAATTAGTGCGAGATATCAGCTAATCTTGGAGTAGCTATTTCCATGCTTAGTAACTATAGATGTATTCTTTGAACGATATCTGATCATTTCATGGACTTTAATTTTGTTTACTTAACAAAACTTAAGCTCATATCAATATAACCATTAATTAGAATCTCTATTTGTTTAGAAATCTAtggtttcttctttctttcatttttttccccTCAAATGCATTTGCACTGCTTGCAGCATAACTCTTTCTACCCCTGATGAGGTGTGTCCTGTTTAGCTGGTTTCAATGCTACACTACAAGGAAGAACCAACCTCAACAGATTTCAAACCACCCTCAACAATTTTCTTCAGATTTTGGGTTCCAATTTCATACATTCTCCTATGAAGAACTTTTAATAGCCACCAAGCATTTTGCTTCCTCCGGGATACTCGGAAAGGGAAGCTTTGGCATAGTATATCATGGTAAGAggatttcaaataataataataataaagattcTGATTGTCTTGTCTCTCTGGTGGtgattgtattttattttattttatttttatgaacttTGCGATTTAGGTAAACTTCAAGATGGGAGACAGATTGCAGTCAAATCCTTGCGCGAAAACAATGACAAGAAAGTTCAACAGTTTGTCAATGAAATAGAAGTCTTAAGCAAATTGAGCCATCAAAACCTTGTCCCATTTTATGGCTACTGTCACCGCCATGACCATGAACTCATGCTAGTATTTGAATTTGTTTCCAATGGAACTCTGGCCGATCATCTTCATGGAAAGCGTAAGAAACAAGGCACTCTGGTACCCTGGCATACCAGATTGAACATAGCAATTGAGGCTGCAAGTGCATTGGCTTATCTTCATAATTCAGGAATTATTCACCGCGACATAAAATCCTCCAACATTCTTTTGGATGATAACTTGTGCGTTAAGGTAGCCGATTTTGGCCTTTCGCGCACGCTTCCTTTGGTTGTTTCAACCTCAAAAGAGGCTGCTACTTTTGCTTCTCATGCCTCAACTGCTCCACAAGGAACAAATGGATATATAGACCCTGACTATTTTCAATTTCACAGGGTTTGTGACAAGAGCGATACTTATAGCTTTGGCGTGGTTTTAGCCGAGATTATATCTTCGTTGCCAGCGGTTGATGATACATGGAATCCATATGAGGTACCATTACTGTCTCACCTTGCCATGAACAAAATCCAAAATGAAGCATTGCATGAGTTGGTGGATCCATGCCTTGGTTTTCAACCAGACAATGAGATTGGAGAATCTATAACTGCTGTGGCTGAGTTGGCATTTCAGTGCCTGCAATGTCCTAAGGAACTAAGGCCATCTATGAAGCAGGTGCTAGAGACTCTGCAGGGTATAAAGAAGGGAATATGGGGATTTCACCAAATAACATAGTGTTGGTTTTTGATTTTATCATTTTCATTTAGAAGATGTGTCTATAATATTAGACAGAGGAGTGATGTTGTCATTCCCAAAACTGATAATGTTATTTCCCTTTTATGTAATTTATCTAAATTATCCTCAattctcattattttatttttcatatttatttggGAATAACATATCATAGAAATGttatgttattaattaaaaaatgacaATATTCCTTCTTAATATTCAAGGTTAATaaacagataaaaaaatatagtaaactaacttttaattagtcaatattaactaatttctGAATTTGGGTTTATAGTTTAAGATTAAGATTAagagtttataatttaaaatctaagatttaagataaataaaataatttcagaAAAATTGGCTGAggttagttaaaaataattagtttcCTAGCATTACTCCAAAAAGATTTTCCTTTTGTGCTTTGCAGTCTTATGGATTTTGGCTGGAAATAATTGTGGACGAACTCCAATGTAAATGTGCAAAGTAGTGATGACTCCGAAGTTTAAATCTTTCAGGTGCTctgtatttttctcttctttcaaatttcttggaaaaaaaaaaaacagaaaggaaaaacattttctttttttcttttatagttttttattttaggatATTTTAAGTTTGAGGTCTAATACTCTAGAGTCTAGAATATGTGACTTTTCAGCAAGCTAATAAATTCTTATGCAAAGCATGAGAAATTTCTGAGTGGTGTGCTCCAGGAAGCAGCAGCGACGAACTCACAATCACTCAATATCTTgatacattaattaaaagagatgttgaaaaattaaaattgtgtaGTTATGATTATTTGTGAAACGAATGTGCAATTCTTTCTCTACAAAACAGGGCAGCACTGAATCAAATAAGTCAAGCACTGAATGGTGAATATCACTTAGAACCGATCTCAAGATTAGGTCAACAATTGTTTGCTCTTCACAATTCTCTTCCGTAGAAAATCGGAGTCACCATTTCATTCAGCAACTTCTTACTTCCCAGAAAGTATGTGTCTGCCTTCAACtataatctttatttttattatttattttggcaAACAGAAAGTTGAATCCTTCAAGGATTGTGCACCCTTAAATCAATAATTTTCATTCTACTTAATGATCCAGTGATTAACTCATTGCTTTTTCAATTTACTCATGCTCATTTTAAATAACTTAGCATTTCTTGATTTGAGCAGTGTTGTAGGTAtgcttaattaaaaaattattgcttAAATAGAAATTCCATAAAAatcaatagaataattaaatttgagtaTGTATACAGTAATGACCTGATGAGGTTGAGGTGTGATCTTCTTCAGTGCTGCTTCACTGGCACTTCTTCAAATGGTGTTATTCAGATAAAGGGGAAAATCTTCCCCTACTTGATACTTGCACAAgcaacaaataattttaataaacgTAATTGTCTTGGAAAGATAGGCTTGAAGAATCTATACTATGGTAAGAGACTAGccctatatatatatgaaatgaaCATTAtgagtaatattttcttttctgataGTAAGTACATGCAGGCAAACTTAGAGATGGGTGTGAGATTGTAATTGAAAGAGTATCATCCAATGACAAGAGGCAAATATTTCAGCAGTTCCTCAATGAAATTTTGGTTTCGAATATCCTGGATCACAAAAATCTCGTGACATTTCGCGGTTATGCCTTTCATCATGAGGAATTCCTGGTAGCACATGAATATCTCTCCAATGGCACTCTTGCTGCTTATCTTGAATGTGAAATCCAACATAATAAATGCACATTACCTTTGCTTACTCGAATGGAAATTGCCATCGATATTGCGAATGCATTGAGCTATCTTCACAAGCATGGCATCATCCACCATAACATAAACTCCAGCAATATTCTGCTAGATAAGAACATGTGTGCTAAAGTTGCTGGCTTGCACTTATCAAGGAAACTTCCAGAGGATGTTTCTGTCAATGCCACCAGCATTGTTTCAATTTCAAGTGGTATAGCAAAAAATTGTGTTTACATTGACCCAGAGTATGTGTCTCATGGCAGAGTCAGCACCAAGAATGATGTTTATAGCTTCGGAGTAGTGTTGTGCGATTTGATATCATCCAAGCTTGCTAAGTATTGGGAAGGTTGTGACCGAGAAAGTATTGCTGCACTTTTAGGCAGAAATATTGAAAATCAAGCTTTGGACAAGGTATTGGATCCAAGAACTGGCTTCCAATCAGACCATAAGATCATGCAGGTGATGACTGCAATGGCAGAGCTTGCACTTAATTGCATGGGATTTCCACAAGAACAAAGGCCAAATATGGAACAGGTGCTAGATATCCTCAATGGCAAGAGACTAGAGAGATATAAAACAATAGAAGGTGCACAACCTTTTTGACTTTTGTCCCTTTCCCCTTCAATGGATTCCACCCATTATGTTGGTTTAGTGCACATATTAAAGTGTACTATAATCAATGAATAATGGTCTAAAACATTCTTAATCTAATCAACGACATGTATTGTTGAACAAAGTCATGAATAAAAAGTGACTTGTATGCAATAGACATGCACCTAACTATTTTTTCCTTTCATTCATCTTTCCCAGCTTTCAGAATCTTTGACTATGCTGATCTCAGAAAAGCTACCATGCAATTTCATCCAGATAGGATCCTTGGAGAGGGAGGGTTCGGCAGCGTATTTTATGGTAACATGCTAACACTATAGATCCTTCCTGCAtatatttaaagaataaaaaatagtgcTCACATGTTTCATATTCTTGTACAATTTTATACTTATAGTAGAGATGTTTGGTTGGGGATGAAATATGAGATGGAAATTTTATgattgattaaatgcataaatttaaacatatatatGGTCTTATGAAAGTTTATTTTAACCTTGTTTTTATCCTCACCGTTTCTACTATGTCAAACATACAATGCAACATGCCAACATTCTTACAACCTTATGCTTAGTttctgttgttattttttaccAACCCACATTCAATTTCACTACTTATCAACTTACAATTGTTAGAACTCTCATATTTTTATCACAATGCACACACAACATATGAGACTTAAGAACAATAGGTATGCATAATTTGTTCTTTTGGCTTGCCACTGATATTAGGAAAACTTCAAGATGGACTTGAAGTTGCAATAAAACGTTTCCACAACATGCGGGAAAATTCTCTTAAGCAATTCATGAATGAAATCGAGATCTTGAGACTCTTGCACCATAGAAACCTGGTTTCACTCTACGGCCGCAGCTCTGGTGAACATAACGAACTCTTTCTAGTCTATGAGTACGTCCCCAATGGCACTGTCTCTAGACATATTCATGGAGGTAAAATTGAAAAGCTACCATGGCTTACTAGATTGAATATTGCCATAGAAACTGCAACTGCATTGGCATATCTTCATGATTCAGGTATCATACACCGTGATGTAAAAGGAAGTAATATCCTCTTGGATGAAAATTTTTCTGTTAAAGTTGCAGATTTCGGACTCTCACGGTCCCAACCAGATTACGTTACTCATGTGTCAACAGCTCCAGCAGGGACAAATGCCTATATGGATCCGGAATATTTCCAAACAGGCAGGGTTTCCTATAGAAGTGATGTATATAGCTTTGGAGTGGTCTTGTTTGAGCTCATATCATCTAAACCTGCATTTTGGAGGGACGTCCCACACGGTGAGGCGGTTGGCCTCGCTAAGTTTGCAATCATCAAACTGTTAAATAACACATTGAAGGAGCTAGTAGATCCAGATATTGGGTATGATTCAGATAAAGATGTAACGGAAATGGTAGCAGCAGTGGCAGAGTTGGCCTTTCAGTGCATTCAGTGTCCTAAAGAGCTTAGACCTTCCATGAAACAGGTGCTGGAGACCCTTGAGGGTATAAAGAAGGGAACATGGGGATTCAACCAGATAACTTAGTTTCAATTCTCTGCTACTGCATATTTATATTTCCAGTTACCTGATTCTTATTCACACTTTCTTGACAGTTTGAACTCATCCTATATAGCATAATTCTATTTCTTCTGTTGAATTTATTGTTCAAAGTTTATTGAGATGTagcatatatttatatatctatatatattattttgaagGCACAAGCTATGCCATATCGTGGTGCTACTACTTTGAATTCTGTTAGAGTACCACATCATCCTATTGCGTTAGTTGTTATTCTCTTCTTTAATATAATGATCATTCTTCTACAAAAATCCTATTTGAAATTTAGTGTCATTAGAAATTTATTGAAGTGCTTGCATACGTCCATGACCATGGTAATATACAGTAGCCATAAAATTGGACAAGATTTTGATGGCTCATTTGacttaaaacatttaaaatccATTAACGGTTGAATCTTCTCTCCTTGACTTtcactgaaaaaaaaattcatccaTTGAAATTGCTTTCATCTTTTTAAGAGCACCAAGCTCTGCTGTTTGTTGTTGAGTGACATGTAAGTCTGACTGGTTTGTCCCTAGATCTGATGGATTATTTCTTCCTGCATGCatgaaaattgtgaattataacCATCACGTAACTGAATAGAACTTCATGAAATCTGAAATTAAGACTATGTTATTTGGTTGAATCCCCATGTTCCCTTCTTTATTCCTTCTAGGGTCTCCAGCACCTGTTTCATAGAAGGTCTAAGATCTTTAGGACACTGCACACACTGAAATGCTAACTCTGCCACAGCTGTTATCATTTCCATCAACTTTTTATCTGAACCAAACTTGAAAATTGGATCCACGAGCTCCTCCATTGCATTGTTTAACATCTTAGTGATTCCAAACTTGGCTAGAGTAACAATCTCTCCATCATCCAACAAGCTAGGTGGTTTTGATGATATGAGCTCAAACAAGACCATGCCAAAGCTGTAGACATCGCTTCTATCACTGACTCTTCCAGATTCATAGTAATCTGGATCTATGTAAGCGTGAGTTCCCACTGGCATGGTTGAAACATGTGTAACAGAACttggaagtaaccttgagagtccaAAATCCGCAACCTTAACAGTCAACTTTTCATCCAAGAGAATGTTGCTTCCTTTCACATTCCGATGGATGATACCTGAATCATGAAGATATACTAATGCAGTTGCAGTTTCAATGGCAATGTTCAATCTAGTAAGCCATGATAACTTTTCACTTGAAGGTCCTTGAAGACGTTTAGAAAGGGTGCCGTTGGAGATGTACTCATACAGTAGAAGATGGTTCTTCCTGTGACGAGAGCTGCCGCCATAAAGTAACACCAAATTTTGATGCTGCAAGAGATTTAAGATCTGTATTTCTTTCATGAATTGCTTGATGGACTTTTCTGTCTCGTTGTGGAAATGTTTTACTGCAATTTTGCGCCCATCCTTAAGTTTTCCTAATCACAAATGCACATCATTAAAACAGAAAACTTTACAAATCAACTTCATCTATGAAAATTTTActccatttttcacttttagcCGAACATAACTCTGTCCCTCTATTGACTGATTCCAGCATAGCTCACAAAGGTTATTgtctaaaatttgaaacaatctCTATGCAGAGATTGAGTTTTGAAATTAGTGGGGACTTTTATACGACAATCAATAAGAGAATAAGGTCCCATtggtacaattttttttctttaaatatattCAGAAAAAATGTGTCATTTGTTAGCATCTTACCATAGTAGACAGTGGCAAACCCTCCCTTTCCAAGGCAAGTGTCAAAATGTTTAGTTGGTTCTTCAAGTTCAGCATGGTGGAAGATTTTAAAAGCTGAGACAGATGGATTCATAATAAAGAAGTAGTTAACCCTTTGTTAATTATGCTAACACCAAAAAGACAATGTGAAAACCATGAAGGATTAAAAGGGACAAAGAAAATGGTCTCAAACCTTTTTCTGAGTTTGCTTCAAATCTCTCTTGTCTTATACCATTGAGGATCTCTAACACTTGTTCCATGTTTGGCCTTAGTTCTTGTGGAGAATTCATGCACTCAAGTGCAAGCTCTGCTACAGCAGTTATCATCTGCTTGATTTTATGGTCTGATTGGAAGCCAAGTCTTGGATCCAACACCTTGTTCATATCTTGGCTTCCAATTTTTTTGCTTAAAATTGTAGCGATACTCTCTTCCTCGCAACCTTTCCAGTACTTAGCGAGTTTGGATGATATAAGCTCACACAAAACCACTCCAAAGCTGTAAACATCAACTGTGGCACCAACCCTGCCATATGATACATATTCTGGGTCTATGTAACCACGTGTCCCTACTAAATCACTTGTAACATAGGTATCATCGATTGAAACTCCTTCTGGAAGTTTCCTTGACAAATTTAAGCCACCGAGTTTAGCACAAAGGTTCTTGTCTAGCAGAATATTGTCGGATTTTACATTGTGATGGACGATGCCATGATAATGAAGATAACTCAATGCATTTGCAGCATCAATTGCAATGTCTAATCTAGTGAGCCAATGTAGTGTGCTGCTGTGTGACATTTCAAGTTGAAGATAAGAAGCAAGAGTGCCATTTGAGAGGTATTCATGTGCTAGCAGGAACTCCTTATGATGAAAAGGCACAACCATGAAATGACACCAGATTCTTATGAGGTAAGATATTTGAGATCAAATCTTCATAGAGGAACTGCTGGAATATGTGCATCTCATTATTGGAATATCTTTCAATTGCAACCTCATGCCCATTCTTTTTGCCTACAAGTGTATACCACCAGAAGAAAGTAAATCTAAACCATATATTCTTTCATATGTGTCTTTTCCCACTAAGTTGGATTGACTACATAGATCAAAGAAGTCATTGTGCCGTTTCTAAGTGTTGAGTTCATTGAATAACTAACAACCTTGATGATGACAAACCTTTGATATAGTTCTTATTTACTTATGTGCATCAATATCTTATTCAGGTATTGCAggtcaagaaaaggaaagatcTTCTAAGACCAATAATGCAGCAAGCAATATTTCAGGCATATCAGCATTCATTGAGGAAAATCTCCTATTACCGGATCGTGACTAACAATTCTAAGCTAGGTTGAGCTTAAGTGTTAAGAGTCTGGTTTGAACTTTTTGATTGGTGTTTGTAATAtatttgattatagtgaaaatttCACCATGGTTTGTGGTGAAGATTGGATGTAGGTCTCATTGCCTATGGAGagtgaaccaggatatatggtTGTCTCATCTTCTTCCCTCATCTTTGTTACTGTCATTTCGGTGCAAGACAAAAACGAAAATAATCTCCTGTATTATTGATTTACTGCTCTAACAATTTTAAAGTATTATATTTCCTTTGATTTCTTGACTCAACCCCCTTCTTAAGGCTTAGGGAAACCTTCACTAAGTATTGGCGTGCGACAAagttttattttggttattgatagtttcagtggctaagagaaggggggttgaatcttagctcCCTTTTTTgcttgctaacacttgctggacttagaggaaacttttctgtttttagctcgtccctagtcacgagacattttcattttgtctcgtcacttgacacgagacattttttatttttcatctgaacagtaaaaacagaattgaaATAGGAAGAGAGatagaagattacacccagatatatcctggttcaactgctaagtgcagttcagcctacatctagtctccatcacaataatgatggaatttcactataatcatccagattactaattgtaaagtgctaacccaacttacaaggggattcccacagaatcatgaaacacaatacagatgtacaaaggaactctaagacatctatggctttttcttttaattttgcactctctgtctTTTTCCgttctatggctttttcatacaaacctcactgtttgcctttttccatgagactcaatacatgacaaaattaaacagaaaaatactaaacagaatacattgaaggagaagagaaatatgttagctcaggtagctctgagaactctgtgccttgcactctcaaattttctccttgcttcaaacagtggctgttctctctttttaaagaagagggaagcctccacacttgaagccaacacccaaaccaacttcttcctccttcaagaaacagaaccggttcggccacatagagagagaagagataatcATGctaaacccaacatgcaattacctctagtcatttcttgatcatcactcttcatcaatccgagctctccatccttggcttgctctccaagatggatttctggcccttgatgcttcatgatgatgatgacttcatctgcttcaatctctgcctcaaccatcacttcgccactctagctacttcctgtggtggttgagcagaatcaaagacaagccataCTTCAAGAATCTCACCTTactggccgaatcttcatctTCCTTTTTGAGCATAAAGAGCTCGAGATTACTTCACCAAATCTAACCATATT
The Arachis duranensis cultivar V14167 chromosome 5, aradu.V14167.gnm2.J7QH, whole genome shotgun sequence genome window above contains:
- the LOC107490530 gene encoding LEAF RUST 10 DISEASE-RESISTANCE LOCUS RECEPTOR-LIKE PROTEIN KINASE-like 1.1 isoform X4, which codes for MEIAIDIANALSYLHKHGIIHHNINSSNILLDKNMCAKVAGLHLSRKLPEDVSVNATSIVSISSGIAKNCVYIDPEYVSHGRVSTKNDVYSFGVVLCDLISSKLAKYWEGCDRESIAALLGRNIENQALDKVLDPRTGFQSDHKIMQVMTAMAELALNCMGFPQEQRPNMEQVLDILNGKRLERYKTIEAFRIFDYADLRKATMQFHPDRILGEGGFGSVFYGKLQDGLEVAIKRFHNMRENSLKQFMNEIEILRLLHHRNLVSLYGRSSGEHNELFLVYEYVPNGTVSRHIHGGKIEKLPWLTRLNIAIETATALAYLHDSGIIHRDVKGSNILLDENFSVKVADFGLSRSQPDYVTHVSTAPAGTNAYMDPEYFQTGRVSYRSDVYSFGVVLFELISSKPAFWRDVPHGEAVGLAKFAIIKLLNNTLKELVDPDIGYDSDKDVTEMVAAVAELAFQCIQCPKELRPSMKQVLETLEGIKKGTWGFNQIT